Proteins from a single region of Streptomyces spectabilis:
- a CDS encoding glutamate synthase subunit beta, whose protein sequence is MADPKGFLRVPRAEWPRRAVGDRVKDWDEVYEPDGLLPLVVGQADRCMDCGVPFCHEACPLGNLVPEWNELVSRADWHAAAERLHATNNFPEFTGRLCPAPCEAGCVLAINQPAVTIKNVEAAIADRVWADGLAPPRPPERLTGKSVGVVGSGPAGLAAAQQLTRAGHTVVVYEREDRAGGLLRYGIPAFKMEKRHLERRLAQLSAEGTRFRTSTHVGRDVSAVALLARHDAVVLAVGATAWRELPVPGRELAGVRQAMEYLPLANRVCEGDLDASPLSAAGRHVVIVGGGDTGADCLGTAVREGAASVTQVDIRPLPGAERDGTAEPWPTYPHVYRVSPAHEEAGELGFGQRPDADARLFAAATLRFAGDAAGRVRAVHLAGVDEGRRPVPGAERVLRADLVLLALGFRGPEVAGGAVGELGVSVAPSGAVVRDAAYATDVPGVFVAGDAGRGQSLVVWAIAEGRAAAAAVDRWLMGSTRLPSPVGAHDRPLTP, encoded by the coding sequence ATGGCCGACCCCAAAGGGTTCCTCAGGGTGCCGCGCGCGGAGTGGCCGCGGCGGGCGGTCGGCGACCGGGTCAAGGACTGGGACGAGGTGTACGAGCCGGACGGACTGCTTCCGCTCGTGGTGGGGCAGGCGGACCGGTGCATGGACTGCGGGGTGCCGTTCTGCCACGAGGCGTGCCCGCTGGGGAACCTCGTACCGGAGTGGAACGAACTCGTCTCGCGCGCCGACTGGCACGCGGCGGCCGAGCGGCTGCACGCCACGAACAACTTCCCCGAGTTCACCGGGCGGCTGTGTCCCGCCCCGTGCGAGGCGGGCTGCGTGCTCGCGATCAACCAGCCCGCGGTGACGATCAAGAACGTCGAGGCCGCCATCGCCGACCGCGTCTGGGCGGACGGCCTCGCGCCGCCGCGGCCGCCTGAGCGGCTCACCGGCAAGAGCGTCGGCGTCGTCGGCTCGGGCCCGGCGGGTCTCGCGGCGGCGCAGCAGCTGACGCGCGCGGGGCACACGGTGGTGGTGTACGAGCGCGAGGACCGCGCGGGCGGGCTGCTGCGCTACGGGATCCCCGCGTTCAAGATGGAGAAGCGGCACCTGGAGCGGCGGCTCGCGCAGTTGTCCGCCGAGGGCACCCGGTTCCGTACGTCGACGCACGTCGGGCGGGACGTGAGCGCGGTGGCGCTGCTCGCCCGGCACGACGCGGTGGTCCTCGCCGTCGGAGCCACGGCGTGGCGGGAGCTTCCGGTGCCGGGCCGCGAGCTCGCCGGGGTCCGGCAGGCGATGGAGTACCTGCCGCTCGCCAACCGCGTGTGCGAGGGGGACCTCGACGCCTCGCCCCTGTCGGCGGCCGGGCGGCACGTGGTGATCGTGGGCGGCGGCGACACCGGCGCGGACTGCCTGGGCACGGCGGTGCGGGAGGGCGCGGCGTCGGTCACACAGGTGGACATCCGCCCGCTGCCGGGGGCCGAGCGGGACGGGACGGCGGAGCCGTGGCCGACGTACCCGCACGTGTACCGGGTGTCGCCCGCGCACGAGGAGGCCGGGGAGCTGGGGTTCGGGCAGCGCCCCGACGCGGACGCCCGGCTCTTCGCGGCGGCCACGCTGCGGTTCGCCGGGGACGCGGCGGGGCGGGTGCGGGCCGTTCACCTGGCGGGCGTTGACGAGGGCCGGCGGCCGGTGCCCGGCGCGGAGCGGGTGCTGCGCGCCGATCTGGTGCTGCTCGCGCTGGGGTTCCGGGGGCCGGAGGTGGCGGGTGGCGCGGTCGGGGAGCTGGGCGTGTCCGTGGCGCCGAGCGGGGCCGTGGTCCGTGATGCCGCGTACGCGACGGACGTGCCGGGGGTGTTCGTCGCCGGGGACGCGGGCCGCGGTCAGTCCCTGGTGGTGTGGGCGATCGCGGAGGGCCGGGCCGCCGCGGCGGCCGTGGACCGCTGGCTGATGGGCAGCACGCGGCTGCCGTCACCGGTGGGGGCCCACGACCGCCCCCTCACGCCATGA
- a CDS encoding DUF1772 domain-containing protein: MIEGPYFVLTVLGAVSCGLVAGVFIGFSTFVMKGLAALPPAQGIAAMNAINVTAVTPAFMAVFMGATGVCAVLAVVTFVLWPDEGTVELLLGCALYLVGCFGVTVAANVPRNDALAKVDAGSERGAAYWRTYVTEWTMWNHVRTVAATAASVAFVLGLT; the protein is encoded by the coding sequence ATGATCGAGGGACCCTACTTCGTGCTCACCGTCCTCGGTGCGGTCTCCTGCGGCCTTGTCGCGGGGGTGTTCATCGGCTTCTCCACGTTCGTGATGAAGGGCCTCGCGGCGCTGCCCCCGGCCCAGGGCATTGCGGCGATGAACGCGATCAACGTCACGGCGGTCACTCCGGCGTTCATGGCGGTGTTCATGGGGGCGACGGGCGTGTGCGCGGTGCTCGCCGTGGTGACGTTCGTGCTGTGGCCGGACGAGGGCACGGTGGAGCTGCTGCTCGGCTGCGCGCTGTATCTGGTGGGCTGCTTCGGCGTCACCGTGGCGGCGAACGTGCCGCGCAACGACGCGCTGGCGAAGGTCGACGCGGGGTCGGAGCGCGGGGCCGCGTACTGGCGCACGTATGTGACGGAGTGGACGATGTGGAACCACGTCCGCACCGTGGCGGCCACCGCGGCCTCGGTGGCCTTCGTCCTCGGCCTGACCTGA